In Ptychodera flava strain L36383 chromosome 17, AS_Pfla_20210202, whole genome shotgun sequence, one genomic interval encodes:
- the LOC139116406 gene encoding uncharacterized protein, giving the protein MGTHDSATRDRLLRERPVPNLQRCIEALRANELSKVHKEQLRSTAEVQDTVHVARKQNTHGKANIKGTRPKHARYTDGNTPKSSCNQCRYCGTSHAKDKAKCPAYGKRCNKCGKSNHFAAVCQGQKRILRKDAKKVHQISGFEKNSDTDDSLFTVHRIGAAKRPQSCPAFMVPLTFHTNYPSTVTVQLDTGATCSAMSHSDLLGIVQIGNVKLDPPKGKIKLYDGRVINPLGTYTLTVSQGDGPKHSITFDILENAPWPIIDGNTCIRNSWISLQPQKSVNMLQSQQYEPLTLEQIMSEYNDVFTGLGCLPGKYYIDIDPIVRPVQHAPRRVPVPLTETLRAKIDEMEKQDLNKAIRRPKYQLPTVDELLPKLAKAKIFTVLDAKDGFFQVKLDEPSSYLTTFWTPFGRYRYLRMPQGISSAPEEYQRRQNEVLAGLNGVEEMWMIFYVTVVEKPWRKHSETTITICCSY; this is encoded by the exons ATGGGTACACATGATTCAGCAACCAGAGATAGATTACTGAGAGAACGTCCTGTACCTAATTTGCAAAGATGTATAGAAGCTTTGCGAGCGAATGAACTGTCCAAGGTACATAAAGAACAACTACGCAGCACAGCAGAAGTACAagatactgtacatgtagcaCGTAAGCAGAATACACATGGTAAAGCAAACATCAAGGGGACTCGCCCAAAGCATGCCCGATATACAGATGGCAACACACCAAAGTCTAGTTGTAACCAGTGCAGGTACTGTGGCACATCTCATGCCAAGGACAAAGCCAAATGTCCAGCGTATGGGAAAAGATGTAATAAATGTGGCAAGTCTAACCACTTTGCAGCTGTATGCCAAGGGCAGAAGAGAATATTGAGGAAAGATGCAAAAAAAGTTCACCAGATCTCAGGATTTGAGAAGAATTCAGATACTGATGATTCTCTGTTTACTGTTCATCGCATAGGTGCAGCTAAGAGACCACAGAGCTGTCCAGCATTTATGGTTCCACTTACTTTCCACACCAACTACCCCTCCACTGTCACTGTACAGTTAGACACAGGAGCAACCTGTAGTGCAATGTCACATTCAGATCTACTGGGTATTGTACAGATTGGAAATGTGAAGTTGGATCCACCCAAAGGGAAAATCAAACTCTACGATGGCAGAGTGATAAATCCGCTTGGGACGTATACACTGACTGTGAGCCAGGGAGATGGTCCAAAGCACAGCATAACATTTGATATACTAGAAAATGCACCTTGGCCAATCATCGATGGCAACACATGCATCAGAAACAGTTGGATATCACTTCAACCGCAGAAGTCAGTCAACATGTTGCAGAGTCAGCAGTATGAACCGTTAACACTTGAACAGATCATGAGTGAATACAATGACGTCTTTACCGGACTTGGCTGTTTACCAGGCAAGTATTATATAGACATTGATCCGATTGTTAGACCAGTGCAGCATGCTCCCAGACGTGTTCCAGTGCCACTAACAGAAACATTAAGAGCCAAAATTGATGAGATGGAAAAACAAG ATCTCAACAAAGCGATTAGAAGACCAAAGTATCAATTACCCACTGTGGATGAGCTCTTGCCAAAGTTGGCAAAAGCTAAAATTTTCACAGTCCTTGATGCGAAGGATGGGTTTTTCCAGGTCAAACTGGATGAACCGAGTTCTTACCTCACCACATTCTGGACTCCATTTGGCCGATATCGCTACCTCAGAATGCCTCAGGGTATCAGCAGTGCACCTGAAGAGTATCAGCGTCGCCAGAATGAAGTCTTAGCAGGACTAAATGGAGTAGAAGAAATGTGGATGATATTCTATGTTACGGTAGTGGAGAAACCATGGAGGAAGCACTCCGAGACCACGATAACAATCTGCTGCAGCTACTAG
- the LOC139116117 gene encoding monocarboxylate transporter 13-like isoform X1, with translation MGNQELTFHGLTIAVCSHVVQLLSIGFILSMNVFYIEYIDYFKDSATKTSLVNSIGIGTTFLIGPLVSALVNRFGVRPVVIGGGLLSSGGIILSTFASRVEILYISYGLITGSGTGLAYGPSVVIIGRYFHKYHTLVNGIASAGSSIGVMVLPPLYQVLIDKYGWKGAMLIIAAMNMHIVVCGCLMRAPEDRLQDLSPCEQPASVSSPDCEATADDIETSKFIDTGEVHIPNSEEASEVKILDKKTASSDESIGKKPSVHKHKMLSNFLSGSGIKLFRSHPFLLLMWFTNFISAVAYLAASVYMVAKVVSVGVTRLQASFLFTIIGICSLVGKIIHGSMVDCGKFPPLLMFSSHLFLAGISLMLVSIGGSFPVFAVLFVVFGYSIGVYFPVVPICLTKRLGVQNLATALGWVFLAVGLGDILGPPLAGWLFDISSNYNYCFIMAGTLDILAAVTVLLYYGFDRYRTKRQTS, from the exons ATGGGAAACCAAGAGCTCACTTTCCACGGTTTAACAATCGCCGTATGCAGTCACGTTGTCCAGCTGTTGTCAATAGGCTTCATCCTTTCAATGAATGTCTTCTACATAGAATACATTGATTATTTCAAGGACAGCGCCACCAAAACAAGCTTAGTAAACTCCATTGGTATAGGTACAACGTTCCTAATAG GACCCCTTGTAAGCGCCCTTGTCAACAGATTTGGAGTAAGACCGGTTGTAATTGGCGGTGGATTGCTGTCGAGTGGCGGGATAATTCTCAGTACTTTTGCCTCCAgggtggaaatactttacatctCCTACGGGCTAATAACAG GTTCGGGAACCGGGCTAGCCTACGGACCAAGCGTGGTGATCATTGGTAGATATTTTCATAAATACCACACTCTCGTCAATGGAATTGCATCTGCCGGTTCTTCAATCGGCGTTATGGTGCTTCCGCCACTATACCAGGTTTTAATCGACAAATATGGATGGAAAGGGGCGATGCTTATCATAGCAGCGATGAATATGCACATTGTCGTTTGTGGGTGTCTGATGAGGGCGCCAGAGGATCGTTTACAAGACCTGTCGCCATGTGAACAGCCCGCGTCAGTAAGTTCTCCAGATTGCGAGGCGACGGCTGACGATATTGAAACCTCAAAATTTATAGACACTGGCGAGGTACACATTCCTAACTCGGAAGAAGCATCTGAAGTCAAGATTCTTGACAAGAAAACGGCTTCTTCAGATGAAAGTATAGGAAAAAAGCCATCCGTACACAAACATAAAATGTTGTCTAATTTTCTCAGCGGTTCCGGCATAAAATTATTTAGATCGCATCCATTTCTCCTACTCATGTGGTTTACTAATTTTATAAGTGCGGTCGCTTACTTAGCTGCTTCGGTGTATATGGTAGCTAAGGTTGTTTCTGTAGGCGTAACAAGATTACAAGCGTCGTTTCTGTTTACCATAATCGGAATATGTTCGTTAGTTGGGAAGATAATCCATGGAAGTATGGTTGACTGTGGAAAGTTTCCTCCATTGTTGATGTTCAGTAGTCACCTGTTCCTCGCTGGAATATCACTGATGCTGGTTTCAATAGGCGGGAGTTTTCCTGTTTTCGCCGTCTTGTTCGTTGTGTTTGGATACAGTATAGGAGTATACTTCCCCGTCGTTCCCATTTGTTTAACAAAGAGGCTCGGCGTGCAAAATCTAGCCACTGCTCTTGGATGGGTTTTCCTTGCTGTCGGTCTCGGTGATATTCTTGGACCGCCCCTTGCAG GATGGCTGTTCGACATATCCTCCAACTACAATTACTGTTTTATAATGGCGGGCACACTTGACATCCTGGCCGCTGTCACAGTGTTACTCTATTATGGTTTTGATAGATACAGGACTAAGAGACAAACGTCATGA
- the LOC139116117 gene encoding monocarboxylate transporter 12-like isoform X2: MGNQELTFHGLTIAVCSHVVQLLSIGFILSMNVFYIEYIDYFKDSATKTSLVNSIGIGTTFLIGSGTGLAYGPSVVIIGRYFHKYHTLVNGIASAGSSIGVMVLPPLYQVLIDKYGWKGAMLIIAAMNMHIVVCGCLMRAPEDRLQDLSPCEQPASVSSPDCEATADDIETSKFIDTGEVHIPNSEEASEVKILDKKTASSDESIGKKPSVHKHKMLSNFLSGSGIKLFRSHPFLLLMWFTNFISAVAYLAASVYMVAKVVSVGVTRLQASFLFTIIGICSLVGKIIHGSMVDCGKFPPLLMFSSHLFLAGISLMLVSIGGSFPVFAVLFVVFGYSIGVYFPVVPICLTKRLGVQNLATALGWVFLAVGLGDILGPPLAGWLFDISSNYNYCFIMAGTLDILAAVTVLLYYGFDRYRTKRQTS, encoded by the exons ATGGGAAACCAAGAGCTCACTTTCCACGGTTTAACAATCGCCGTATGCAGTCACGTTGTCCAGCTGTTGTCAATAGGCTTCATCCTTTCAATGAATGTCTTCTACATAGAATACATTGATTATTTCAAGGACAGCGCCACCAAAACAAGCTTAGTAAACTCCATTGGTATAGGTACAACGTTCCTAATAG GTTCGGGAACCGGGCTAGCCTACGGACCAAGCGTGGTGATCATTGGTAGATATTTTCATAAATACCACACTCTCGTCAATGGAATTGCATCTGCCGGTTCTTCAATCGGCGTTATGGTGCTTCCGCCACTATACCAGGTTTTAATCGACAAATATGGATGGAAAGGGGCGATGCTTATCATAGCAGCGATGAATATGCACATTGTCGTTTGTGGGTGTCTGATGAGGGCGCCAGAGGATCGTTTACAAGACCTGTCGCCATGTGAACAGCCCGCGTCAGTAAGTTCTCCAGATTGCGAGGCGACGGCTGACGATATTGAAACCTCAAAATTTATAGACACTGGCGAGGTACACATTCCTAACTCGGAAGAAGCATCTGAAGTCAAGATTCTTGACAAGAAAACGGCTTCTTCAGATGAAAGTATAGGAAAAAAGCCATCCGTACACAAACATAAAATGTTGTCTAATTTTCTCAGCGGTTCCGGCATAAAATTATTTAGATCGCATCCATTTCTCCTACTCATGTGGTTTACTAATTTTATAAGTGCGGTCGCTTACTTAGCTGCTTCGGTGTATATGGTAGCTAAGGTTGTTTCTGTAGGCGTAACAAGATTACAAGCGTCGTTTCTGTTTACCATAATCGGAATATGTTCGTTAGTTGGGAAGATAATCCATGGAAGTATGGTTGACTGTGGAAAGTTTCCTCCATTGTTGATGTTCAGTAGTCACCTGTTCCTCGCTGGAATATCACTGATGCTGGTTTCAATAGGCGGGAGTTTTCCTGTTTTCGCCGTCTTGTTCGTTGTGTTTGGATACAGTATAGGAGTATACTTCCCCGTCGTTCCCATTTGTTTAACAAAGAGGCTCGGCGTGCAAAATCTAGCCACTGCTCTTGGATGGGTTTTCCTTGCTGTCGGTCTCGGTGATATTCTTGGACCGCCCCTTGCAG GATGGCTGTTCGACATATCCTCCAACTACAATTACTGTTTTATAATGGCGGGCACACTTGACATCCTGGCCGCTGTCACAGTGTTACTCTATTATGGTTTTGATAGATACAGGACTAAGAGACAAACGTCATGA
- the LOC139116118 gene encoding hydroxylysine kinase-like produces MAEDRSDHSQPSPQVQQAIIPDQAYEAPSFTSNEVTKMVVRLYGLNVQKITELESFNDQNFRITLADSSNDIVDFILKVINAKKSSDVDFMRGMINILLYLEEKGIKCPKPVKMLDGDYLSWHRLPGGAEHAVYLQTYIHGVPLTEVEEISLQQFQSLGCYLGKMDKELQRFQHPGFLNENNQWRIENIPDLSKYLPEVCDGVRRKLVSAVLQSFEDKVVPVYGQIRQGIIHCDYSPRNIIVQPSDVETSGISGDIYAISGIIDFGDVKYSTYLYEIAISMASFVMEDATNKSFVAKTFLAGYETEFPLTEQEKSLLEICSLARLTQLAILSSLELKRQPTNKYVERVVKMAWKSLERYTREWLYTGVA; encoded by the exons ATGGCCGAAGACAGAAGTGACCACAGTCAGCCGTCACCACAAGTCCAACAAGCGATAATTCCAGACCAAGCCTATGAAGCCCCATCTTTTACATCCAATGAAGTGACGAAGATGGTGGTGAGACTGTATGGCTTAAATGTTCAAAAGATAACAGAGCTAGAAAGCTTTAATGATCAAAACTTCCGTATCACACTTGCTGATAGTTCAAACGACATTGTTGATTTTATCTTGAAGGTTATCAATGCAAAGAAATCCTCAGACGTGGATTTCATGCGTGGCATGattaacattttattgtatCTTGAAGAGAAGGGAATCAAATGTCCTAAACCTGTCAAAATGCTGGATGGAGATTATTTATCTTGGCATAGACTTCCAG GAGGAGCTGAGCACGCGGTTTACCTACAAACCTATATACACGGAGTTCCATTAACTGAAGTGGAAGAAATATCTTTGCAACAGTTCCAATCACTTGGTTGTTATTTGGGTAAGATGGACAAAGAACTACAG AGATTTCAGCATCCTGGGTTTCTGAATGAAAATAACCAGTGGAGAATTGAAAATATACCTGATCTAAGTAAATATTTACCAGAAGTTTGTGATGGAGTCCGTCGCAAGTTAGTGTCAGCAGTATTGCAATCATTTGAGGATAAAGTTGTACCTGTCTACGGTCAGATTCGCCAAG GTATTATACACTGTGACTACTCTCCGAGAAATATCATCGTTCAGCCGAGTGATGTCGAAACATCCGGGATCTCTGGTGATATCTACGCTATTTCAGGAATAATTGACTTCGGAGATGTGAAATATTCTACATACTTGTACGAAATAGCGATATCAATGGCGTCGTTTGTTATGGAAGATGCTACAAACAAGTCCTTTGTAGCGAAGACGTTCCTAGCTGGATACGAAACGGAATTCCCATTAACTGAACAAGAAAAGTCCCTGCTAGAAATCTGTTCCTTGGCTCGCCTGACACAGCTTGCCATATTGTCATCATTGGAACTTAAAAGACAACCGACCAATAAATACGTTGAGAGAGTTGTAAAAATGGCTTGGAAGAGCTTAGAACGTTACACGAGAGAATGGTTGTACACAGGGGTGGCATAG
- the LOC139116122 gene encoding monocarboxylate transporter 12-like — MNVFYIEYIDYFKDSATKTSLVNSIGIGITFLIGPLVSTLVNKFGVRPVVIGGGLLSSGGIILSTFASRVEILYITYGLITGAGTGLAYGPSVVIIGRYFHKYHTLVNGIACAGSSIGVMVFPPLYQVLIDNYGWKGAMLIIAAMNMHIVVCGCLMRAPDLSPFEKPAPASSPESSTPSDDFETSKFIDTGEVRVSNSERSTKVKIPYKNTIPTDESMEKKPSKPRENRFSHFLNSFGFKLFLSQPFLLFMWFTNFIIAVAYLAASVYLVAKVVSVGVTRLQASFLFTIIGICSLIGNIVHGSIVDCGKFPPLLMFSSHVFLAGISLMLVPIGDSFPVFAVLFVVFGYSVGVYFPVVPICLTKRLGVQNLATALGWVFLAIGLGDILGPPLAGWLFDISSNYNYCFIMAGTLDILAAVTVLLYYGFDRYRTKRQTL, encoded by the exons GACCCCTTGTGAGCACCCTTGTCAACAAATTTGGAGTAAGACCGGTTGTGATTGGCGGTGGATTGCTGTCGAGTGGCGGGATAATTCTCAGTACTTTTGCCTCCAGGGTGGAAATACTTTATATCACCTACGGGTTAATAACAG GTGCAGGAACCGGGCTAGCCTACGGACCAAGCGTGGTGATCATTGGTagatattttcataaatatcacACTCTCGTCAATGGAATAGCATGTGCCGGTTCTTCAATCGGCGTTATGGTGTTTCCTCCGCTATACCAAGTTTTAATCGACAATTATGGATGGAAAGGGGCGATGCTTATCATAGCAGCGATGAACATGCACATAGTCGTTTGTGGGTGTCTGATGAGGGCGCCAGACCTCTCGCCTTTTGAAAAGCCAGCACCAGCAAGTTCTCCGGAATCCTCGACACCCAGTGACGATTTTGAAACCTCGAAATTCATCGATACTGGTGAAGTACGAGTTTCAAACTCAGAAAGATCGACAAAAGTAAAGATTCCTTACAAGAACACTATCCCCACAGATGAAAGTATGGAAAAGAAGCCATCCAAACCCAGAGAAAACAGATTTTCTCACTTTTTGAATAGTTTTGGGTTCAAATTATTTCTATCGCAGCCATTTCTCCTATTTATGTGGTTTACTAATTTCATTATTGCGGTCGCATACTTAGCTGCTTCAGTGTATCTGGTTGCCAAGGTTGTTTCTGTAGGCGTTACAAGACTACAAGCGTCGTTTCTGTTTACCATCATCGGAATATGTTCGTTAATTGGGAATATAGTCCATGGAAGTATAGTTGACTGTGGAAAGTTTCCTCCATTGCTGATGTTTAGCAGTCATGTTTTCCTCGCTGGAATATCACTAATGCTGGTTCCAATAGGTGACAGCTTTCCTGTATTCGCCGTCTTGTTCGTTGTGTTTGGATACAGTGTTGGAGTATACTTCCCCGTCGTTCCCATTTGTTTAACAAAGAGGCTCGGCGTGCAAAATTTAGCCACTGCTCTTGGATGGGTTTTCCTTGCTATCGGTCTCGGTGATATTCTTGGACCGCCCCTTGCAG GATGGCTGTTCGACATATCCTCCAACTACAACTACTGTTTTATAATGGCGGGCACACTTGACATCCTGGCCGCTGTCACAGTGTTACTCTACTACGGTTTTGATAGATACAGGACTAAGAGACAAACGTTATAA